The Martelella endophytica genome contains the following window.
CCATCTGCATCGTGTCTCCTTCCGCCGCCCCGGCTGCGCGTGCGAGAACCAGGGGCGCGGCGAGCGCCGAAATGCCGGCGCCGGCCATCAGGCTGCGGCGGTGAATGCCATGTGTCATCATCGTCCTCCTTGAAACGGAATTCTCATCTGTGAACTTGGCGAGAATGCCTGCGTTTCAAGTCGGTGTTTCGAAATCGCCGGTTCCGGCGCGTCACGATTGCGTGAGGCGTCTCGCCGGAAATGACCATTGGCATTTATCCCGTTCGGGGTTAAAGAAACATGCCTTTGTCATGTTTTTTTGAAGAAGCCGTTCATGAATCCCGTTGTTCCCCTCATAATGGCTGTCGCCTTGTTCATGGAGAACATGGATTCCACGGTGATTTCCACAGCGCTGCCGGCCATCGCCGCCGACCTCAATGTCGGCCCGATCACGCTGAAGCTGGCACTGACCACATACATGGTGGCGCTCGCGATCTTCATTCCTGTCTCCGGCTGGATGGCGGACCGTTTCGGCGCCAAGCGGGTGTTCCGCGCCGCCATTCTGGTTTTTCTGCTCGGCTCGGTATTCTGCGCCTTCTCAGGCAACCTGGTCGAATTCGTGCTGTCGCGCTTCCTGCAGGGCATGGGTGGCGCGATGATGACGCCGGTCGGCCGCCTCGTCATCCTGCGCACCACCGATCGCTCTCAGTTGGTGCGCGCCATGGCGCTGCTGACCATCCCCGCGCTTGTCGGGCCGATGGCTGGCCCACCGCTCGGCGGTTTCATCACCACCTATTTCACCTGGCACTGGATCTTTCTCATCAATGTGCCGATCGGCATCATCGGCTACGTGATGTCCGGAATCTTCTTGCCGGTGATCAAGGACGAGCCGCCCGCAAACCTCGACTGGATGGGCTTCTTCCTGGTGGCGACAGCCGCTTCCGGCATCGTCTTCGGCCTATCCGTCGTTTCGCTTCCCGCCCTGCCGCCAGCCACCGGCATTGTCACCACCGCGATCGGCATCGCCGCCGCGCTCTGGTATCTGCACCATGCGAAACGACGGGAAAATCCGCTCCTGAACCTGAAGCTGTTCAGGACGGAAACCTTCCGCTACGCCATCTCGGCATCGATCTTCTTCCGAATGGCGACCGGCGCCTTTCCCTTCCTCATGCCGCTGATGCTGCAGCTCGGCTTCGGCCTCAATCCGTTCGAGTCCGGCATGATCACCTTTGTCGGGGCGATCGGAGCGCTGGCGACGAAATTCATGGCGCCGCGCGTTTACACCGCATTCGGCTTCCGCCGGGTGCTCATCAGCGCTTCGCTCGGCGCAGCGGCGCTCACCGTGACCTTCGTCTTCTTCGAGGCGACGACGCCACATCTCATCATCATCGCCATCCTATTCGTCACCGGGCTCTGCCGCTCGTTCTTCTTCACCGGTGTCAACGCCCTCGGCTATGCGGACATCGAAACCCGACAGGCGAGCCAGGCGACCGCAACGACCTCGATGTTCCAGCAGGTGAGCCTGGCGCTTGGCGTCGCCTTCGCCGCGACCATTCTCGAGCTGACGGGCTGGATCACCGGCGGCAGCCTGACGGTCCAGCATTTCCACATCGCCTTCCTCGTGGTGGCCGGCATCTCGATCGTCTCGATCATACCGCTGCTGCGGCTGAAGCCCGACGCCGGCGCCGCCGTCTCCGGCCACATGCAACCGACGCCGACCGTCGTGCAGGAAAGGTCGGAACCGGCGGAATGACAAAGGGCGCGCCACATGGCACGCCCTTCGGTTTTCGAGCAGCAGGGAAAGAGCCTATTTCAGCTGCGCGTCCAGCCAGTCAAAGGCGGCCTTCTGCCGGTCTTCGGTGAAGATATGCCCACCCGGCCAGATCTCCGTGACGAGCTTGTCATCGGCATCATAGGCCGACCAGACAGCATGCATCTTCGCATAGGCATCCTCGACCGAAGCCTTCGGGAACAGGCTATCCTCTTCGCCTGCGAAGAAATACATCGCCTTCGGGGCGGCAAGGGCAGCGACGTCCGGATAGTCCATCAACTTCGCCAGGCCAGGATGGCTCATATACCAGGCAGACTGGCCCTTGAGCTGGTTGTTGCCGGGCACCATCAGCCCGTCATAGGTCGCCATCCAGCAATCGACGACAGTGGCCTTGACCACCGGCGACAGGGCAGCGAGCTGCCAGGCGCGGTATGCGCCCATGGAAAAGCCGACGACGCCGACGCTGTCGGGGTCGACCTCATCGAGGCTCGCAACGAATTCCGAGGCACGGAGATCTTCCTGCGCCATGATCCCCGCCAGCGACGAACCTAGATTGACGAGGTTGGACGCCAGCGCCTGCTGCGCCTCATAACCGTTGCCGGCACGATCGCCCCAGCCAAGCGCATCGGTGGCGACGACGACATAGCCGCGTTTGGCGAGCTCCTCACCCGGAAACAGTCCGGTGAAATACTTCTCGGACCATTGCTTGGCCGATTCCAGACGCGCCTCGTCATACCAGGGACGGATCCACTTTTCCTTGCCGATGTCGAAGCGGGCACCGTGATCGTGCAGCATCAGCACGCCCGGAAACGGCCCCTCGCCCTTCGGCACCAGCACGATGGCCGCGATGCGACTTTCATCGGTGACATTGAAGGCGACGCGCTTGGCGATGAAGTCGCCGCGGTCGATCTCGTCGATGACGGTCGGCGCGAAGTCGATGGTATCGACGGACGGCAGCATCAGCGCCTCGGCAGTGGGCAATGCTTTTTCGCGCCATGCCGCCGGATCGCCGCCGTCATAGGCCAGCGGATAGGTCATCTTCGCCTTCAGTTCGGAGAAGAAGGTCGGCATGTTGCCGTCGGTGATCGGATGGGTTTCGAAGAACGTTCCGGTTTTCGGCTCGAGCGGCGTTTCGGCAGACTGGGAATAGCAGGTTGAGACCATGGTTACCCCGATGAGTGCGGTCAGGACAGCGAGTTTCATTCCGTTTCCTCCACGACAAGATGATTGTAATGCAGCCAGTCGGCAAGGAGCGCGGGCCAGCCGGCGACGGGCATGCCCTGATCGGCCGCGCCCTTGATGCCGAAGCCATGACGGCCGTCACTGAAGATGTGCATTTCGGCCGGCACCCCGGCCTCGTGCAGCGCCAGATAGAAGTTCACCGCGTTCTGGGCGGGTACCGATGGGTCGTTATCGGCCAGAACCATGAAGGTCTGTGGCGTTTCTGCCGTGACGTGCTTTTCCGGCGAATAGAGCGCTTCCTGTTCCGGTGTCGGCATCTCGCCGAGAAGCGCCTCGCGCGAGCCCGTGTGCACGAAGGGGTCTTCCATCGTCACGACGGGGTAAACCAGGACGTTGAAATCTGGGCGCGCCGAAAGACTGTCTGCATCATCGATCGGCTCGTAGGCCTCGCGGTCGTAAGCCGTTGCCACGGAAGCCGCGAGATGGCCTGCCGCCGAAAAGCCGAGAATGCCGATCTTGTCGGGATCGAGCCCCCATTCCGCCGCATGCGCACGCACAAGCCGCACAGCGCGCTGGCCATCGGCAAGCGTGACATCCGGGCCGGCCTCGTGACCTTCGCCCGGCAGGCGATAGGCGAGAAGGAACGTCGTCACGCCCTCGGGCGCCAGCGCCTTGGCGATCTCTATGCCCTCCTTGTCGAGAACGACGCGCCGGTAGGAACCGCCGGGCGCCACGATGATCGATGTGCCGTTCGGATTTTCCGGCAGCAGGACGGTGAGCGAGGGATCGGCAATGCCCATCAGCGCGCGATCTGCCCGAAACAGATCCTTGCTGCGCTCGACGACATAGGGTTCGAGGCTTTCCGGCGTACCGGCCGGCCGGCCGTTCCAGAGCGAGATGACCTGCTCGTTGGTCAATCCCGGTCCTGTGGCCGGCTCCTCGGCCTGAGCAAGGCCGGCGCCAAGCGCGATAAGAGATGCCGCAAATACGGGAGCGGCGACCCGCAATGCGCGGGCACGAAAATCGATTGTCATGTGGACCTCCCAGTCAGGACGCCCCAAATGCGCCCTAACTAGCATACTAGAGGATTTGCATAGCAGTTCAATATTAAATTCAAATTTGAATATAGAGATCAGTCATTTAACAGTTGTCAGCTACGCCGCCGGTCGTCTGGCAAGCGAAGTGGCGACGCATCCGTATGGCGATCATCCTCGAAAACGAATAATTCCGAAAATAAATTTGACAAAACGAATATTTTCGCGCACTTCTGGCGACCAACGAGCGTGGAGACAGCAATGACCGGCGAGACCCCGAAAGCGCCTGTGGACCTCTTCGTCATCGGCGGTGGCGTCAATGGCGTCGGAGTGGCACGCGATGCCGTCGGCCGCGGGCTTTCGGTGACGCTGGCCGAAATGCACGATCTGGCTTCCGCCACGTCTTCAGCTTCCACCAAGCTCTATCATGGCGGCCTGCGCTACCTCGAATATTACGAGTTCCGGCTGGTGCGCGAGGCGCTGATCGAGCGCGAGGTGCTGCTAAAGGCGATGCCGCATATTTCTTGGCCGATGCGCTTCGTGCTGCCGCACCACAAGGGGCTGAGGCCATGGTGGCTTCTAAGGCTGGGCCTGTTCCTCTACGACCATCTCGGCGGCCGCAAGATCCTGCCGGCAACGAGGTCGCTGGATCTTGCACGAGACGTTGCCGGCACGCCGCTGAAGAGCGAATACCGCCGCGCCTTCGAATATTCCGATTGCTGGGTGCAGGACGCACGCCTCGTCAGCCTGATGGCGCGCGATGCGAGCGAGCGCGGCGCCACCATCATGACCCGCACCAGGGTGACGGGCGCCGAGCAAGTCAGCGCCGAAGATGGCAACACCCTCTGGAAAATCTCGCTTGAGGACGAGACCGGGCCGCGTGCCCCCGTCTTCGCTCGTGCGCTGGTCAATGCCGGTGGCCCCTGGGTCGCCGATCTGCTGAAGGGCACGCTCGGCATCGAAACGAAGGAAAAGGTCCGCCTCGTTCGCGGCAGCCACATCGTCACAAAGAAACTCTACGACCACGACCGCTGCTATTTCTTCCAGGGCACGGACGGCCGGATCATCTTCGCAATTCCCTATGAACAGGATTTCACCCTGATCGGCACCACCGATCAGGACCATCACAGCTCGAGCGAGCATGTGGAATGCACACCGGAGGAAGCAGACTATCTCTGCCGCTTCGCCTCCGACTATTTCCGCCAGCCCGTCACTCGCGATGACATCGTGTGGACCTATTCAGGGGTGCGCCCGCTTTATGATGACGGCGCCTCGTCGGCGACGGCAGCGACGCGCGATTACGTGCTTTCGCTGAGGGAAGACGGCGCGCCGCTGCTCAGCGTTTTCGGCGGAAAGATCACCACCCACCGCAAACTTGCGGAAGCGGTTTTCCACAAGTTGTCCCATCATTTTCCACAGGCCGGCGCTGACTGGACGGCGGGCTCGACGCTGCCGGGTGGTGACTTTCCGGTGACAGATGCGGCAAGGCTTCCGGAGAAGCTGAAGGCAGATTACCCCTTCCTCGATTTTGCCATGGCCTTGCGTCTCTTCCGCACCTATGGCAGCGAGTGCTGGACGCTTCTTGGCGACGCCCGCGCGCTTGCGGATCTCGGCCGCGACTTCGGCGGCGGCCTTACCGAGCGCGAGGTGTGCTGGCTCGTCGAGAAGGAATTCGCCCGCTCTGCGGAGGATATCGTCTTCCGCCGCACCAAGCTCGGCCTCAGGATGAGCCCGGAGGAAATCGCCGCGCTCGACGACTGGCTTCAAAACGCCGGCTGACCGGCATCTCTGGGAGGAGAAAACATGGCGCATATTCTGGCAATCGACCAGGGCACGACATCGAGCCGCGCGATCGTCTTCGACGACAGGATGCGCCTCGTCGCCACCGCGCAGGAAGAGTTCCGCCAGATCTATCCCGCTTCCGGCCATGTCGAACACGATCCGGCCGACATCTGGTCGACGGTCGCCGCCACCTGCCGCGAGGGGATCGAGCGGGCGGAAATTCCCGCCGCCGACATCGCCGCCATCGGCATCGCCAACCAGCGCGAGACCGTGATCATCTGGGATCGGGACACCGGCCGCCCGATCCACAATGCCATCGTCTGGCAGGACCGGCGCACGGCGGAGCTTTGCGGCAAACTGCGCGAAGACGGCCACGAGGCCTTCATCACCTCGGCCACCGGCCTCCTGCTCGACCCCTACTTTTCCGCCACCAAGATCGCCTGGCTGCTGGACAATGTGGAGGGTGCCCGCCAGAAGGCCCGCGATGGCCGCCTCGCCTTCGGCACGGTGGACACCTATCTGATCTGGCGGCTGACCGGCGGCAAGGCCCATGTGACCGACGCCACCAATGCGGCACGCACCATGCTCTACAACATCCACAAGGGTGACTGGGACGCCGATATCTGCGAGCTGCTGAATATCCCGCTTGCGATCCTGCCCGAGGTGAAGGATTGCGCCGCCGATTTCGGCATGACCCGCGCTGATCTCTTCGGCCGACCGGTTCCGATCTTTGGCGTCGCCGGCGACCAGCAGGCGGCAACTGTCGGTCAGGCCTGCTTCGAGCCGGGCATGATGAAGTCGACCTATGGCACCGGCTGTTTCGCCCTGCTCAACACCGGCGACAAACCGGTTCGCAGCGAAAGCCGGATGCTGACCACGCTCGCCTATCAGCTCGACGGCAAGCGGACCTATGCGCTGGAGGGATCGATCTTCATCGCCGGCGCCGTGGTCCAGTGGCTGCGCGACGGGCTGAAGGTGATCCGTCATGCCCGCGAGACCAATGCGCTGGCGAACGCCGCAGACAAGGAACAGACGCTCTACATGGTGCCGGCCTTTACCGGCCTCGGGGCGCCCTACTGGGATGCCGAAAGTCGCGGCGCGATCTTCGGCCTCACCCGCAATTCCGGCCCCGCCGAATTCGCCCGCGCGGCACTGCAGAGCGTCGGCTACCAGACCCGTGACCTCCTGGAGGCGATGCAGGCCGACTGGGGCAGTTCCGACAGCGCCAATATCCTGCGTGTCGATGGCGGCATGAGCGCCAATGACTGGACCATGCAGTTTCTCGCCGACATTCTCGGCGTGCCGGTCGACCGGCCGAAAGTGGTGGAAACGACGGCGCTGGGGGCGGCCTGGCTTGCCGGCATGTGCGCCGGCCTCTATCCGGGCCAGGCGGAATTTGCCGAGAGCTGGGCGCTCGAGCGCCAGTTCAAGCCGGAAATGCCGGAGGCACGGCGCGAGAAGCTCTACAAGGGCTGGAAGAACGCCGTCAGCCGAACGCTCGGTCCGATCTGATCAAGAGCGCAAGAGGCTCAAGGGCGCAAGCGTCAGTTGTGGAAGACGCTGCGGACGACGCGATAGACGAGGTGCAACACCAGGAGCGTGCCGCCGACGACGAGCACGATATGGGTGAGCGGAACGAGCAGGCTCTCCTGGATGGTGCCCGCGACATCGCCTCTTTCAAGAAGACAGACATGTATGGTCCAGGTGGCAAAACCGATGACCACCAGCACAAGGCCGGCAATTTTCATATTTCCGATCTCCCGCTGGAATGCATGAGTTCGAGAACGGTCCTTCGGCAGACGGGCAAAAGCCCGCAAATTTGGCCGTGGAGAAGACCGTACGACGGCCGATGACACCGGTCGATACCATCGGCATTTCATAATGTTTAGAACTGTTTTGTGGCAATTTGAGGCCGCAAGGTGCACGGCAGAGCGGACAGAAAACTGCGAAATGCGTTGACACCGCCGGGCTTTTCTCGCTTCAACTGCCACAGTGCCGGAATCACGGGCCCTGTCCCGTGTTTTCGTTTATCGTGAATATCTACAAGAACACGCGGGTCAGTCGATAAAAACTGGCAGGGTCCCCGACCCTCATGCGGAGAAACACCATGCTAATCGCTATCGTCATCGTCGCCGCATTGTTCGGCTTGCTCTTCGGTTTTGACCAGGGCGTCATCTCGGGTGCGCTGCCCTTCATCAAGCAGACCTTCACCATCTCGACCTTCATGGAAGGCGTGATCACCTCGGCCGTGCCGCTCGGCGCGGTGGCGGGCACCATCCTCGCCATGGTGACCACCGACCGCTACGGCCGCAAGCCGATGCTCATCCTCGGCGCGATGATCTTCCTGGTCGGCTCGCTGATTTCGGCGCTCGCCTTCAACCAGTACGTCCTGACGCTTGCCCGCCTCATCATCGGTGTCGGCATCGGCGCCTCGGCCATGACCGCGCCGATGTTCCTGGCCGAAGTCGCGCCGGCCCGTATCCGCGGCACGATCGTCTCCGCCTTCCAGCTGATGATCACCATCGGCATCCTCGTATCCTACATGTCGGACGCAGCCTTTGGCGGCTCGGGCGACTGGCGCTGGATGATCGGCGTCGGCGTCTTCCCGTCGCTGATCGCCCTTGTCGGCATCCTGCTTTCGCCGGAAACGCCGCGCTGGCTGACGCTGAATTCCAACGCCGACAAGGCCCGCGACATCATCGCCCACCTGCAGCCGGAATCGAGCCCGGCCGATATCGACAGGATCATCACCGAGATCAAGGAAAGCGCCGGCGATGTCGGCGCCGACCCTGCCTGGAGTACTTTTCTCAAGAAAAGCATCCTGCCGGCAACCAGCTTTGCCATGCTCGCCTTCGTGCTTCAGCAGCTCTCCGGCATCAACGCGATCATCTATTACGCGCCCGAAATCTTCAAGAATGCCGGCTTCTCCGGCACCACGACCGAGCTTCTGGCCACCGTCGGCATCGGCGTCATCAACGTCGCGCTGACGATCGTGGCGATGTATCTGGTGGAATCGATCGGCCGACGCAAGTTGCTGATCACGGGCTTCATCGGCACCTCGGCATCCATGGCTCTTGTAACGATCGCCACAATGCTCGATATCGCGGCGACGCCCTATCTCGCGCTGATCGGCATCTTCACCTTCATCGCCTTCTTTGCCGTCAGCCTCGGTCCGCTCCCCTGGCTCTACATGTCGGAACTGTTCCCGCTCAGGCTGCGTCCGCGCGGCATGGCGCTCGCCTCTGTCGCCAACTGGTTCTTCAACTTCGTTGTGGCGCTGCTCTTCCCTGTGGCCCTCGGCAGCATTGGCATCGTCGGCACCTTTGCCATCTTCACCGGCTTCTGCGTTATCGGTATCGTCTATGCGATCGCGGCCGCGCCGGAAACGAAGGGCGTGACACTCGAGGAAATCGAACACCGCACGATGGGTATCTGAACACTTTCGTCATGCACCAAAAATCAGAGCCGGCCCGCATTGTCGAATGCGGGCCGGCTTTGTCTTGTCCGGGGGCAGTGTTGCCGGCTCAGGCGCCACTGAGGGCCAGGCCGTGCTTCTCGGCAAAACCGCGGACGGTCTCCGGCAGCCCGACGGGCGGCAGGTTTGACACCGGATGCGTGACGCCGAAGGCCGCGGTGGCGAGAAAATGCTCGCCGGGCGGCAATTCGCCGAAGAGACGCGGAAACAGCGTCGCCGGAAAGCGGATATTGGTGTTCGGCGCCGGGCGGATGATCTCGCCGGCACGCTCGCCGAGAAGATCGACGATCGCCGAGGTATGGCTCGGCGTGGTGATCACGGCGCGGCCGGTCTCCTTCAACAGGCCCTTGGCAAAGGCAGGATCACGCTCGCCGGTGCGATCTACCGAAAAGCCGCCTTCGGCAAAGAACAGCCGGTCGGCGGTCGTCACCTTGTGCAGGCGGACATGCCAGCCCTCGGCCGCGAAATCGAGCCAGGTCTCGATCTTCAGCCGGTCGTCGGGCGTCCACACGCCCCAGATCATGTCGCTGTCGACACCTTCCTCGGTGATCGCCGCCCGCGACATGAAGGAGCGCCCGTCGCGCGAGACGGCGATGCCGCAATCAACCGCACTCTGCTCGGGTTTCTCCGGCACGGTGGTGTCGCTCTTGACCGAGAAGCAGAAGGCCGAGGAATAGACGAAGCGGGAATATTTGGCATCGAAATGACGATGCTCGCTGCCGTTCTGGCCGCCGGTCAGCATCACCGCATCGCCCGTAGCGCGACGCATGGCGAAGCCCGCCGCCGGCGCAAACACGCGACCGCCCGGCAGCGCTTCCGGAGCTTCCTCCTCGGCCATCCAGAACGGATGATCGTCGGGAAGCGCCAGCACAAGGAATATCTTCAGCGCCCAATAGGGTGAACCCGGCGCATTGTAGGATTCCGACATCAGCAGGTTCGGATAGCTGTAACCGATCGACAGCACGCCGTCGCGACCGGCGATCGGCATGGTCGACCACCAGCGCAGGTGCCGCAGCAACAGGCCCTTGATGCGTCCCCACGGCAGCACTTCCTCGTCGGCATAGGCGCAGCCGGCCCAGAACGCACCTTCGGCAAACCGGTAGGTCAGCGACCGGCCATAGGGGATTGCAGCGCCGTCATCGGCGAACCAGTGCTGGAAATCCTCGGCAAACAGGCGGGCGCGCTCGCGATAGCGCGTGGCGTGGTCCGGATAGAGGTCGGCTGCGACCTTGGCCACGACAAGCCCGTAGAAATGGAGCGCCATAGGCGAATAGTAGTCGCGATGGCGCCAGACGCCGTCGCGGTAATAGCCGTCGCCGAGATAGAAGGTCTCGATCCGCTCGAGCGCCTTGGTGACCGCCTCTTCCGACCACTGACGTCCGACATTGCGCAGGCCGAGATTGACCAGCACGCGGAAGAACAGCCAGTTATTGTCCGGCACGTCCAGCTCGTTGATGGTCAACAGGAAACGCTCGGCCTTGTCCTTGGCCGGCTCCGACATCGGACGCCAGAAGACGTCGGGCGCGAGCAGCAGCGTGAGGCCGATGCCCGCCATTTCGACCAGCCGCTGATCGAACGGCCGGGGCTTGCCCCAGTATTCCTCGTGGTTCGGGTCCATGCCATGGGAGAAGCCGTCGACATAGCGCCGGGCATCCTCGAAGCTTGCACCGCCGGCGACCAGCGGCACGATGCCCCACAGCGGACGAACGAAGGCCTCCATTTCGGCGGCCCGGTCATCATAATGCGCGCCGCCCGCCGAAAGCCTGAGCGCCGCGCCGCCTTCCGAAAACCAGGGCGCAAGCGGGGCGTAAAAGCTCGTCACCGCGTCCTGAAGGTCGGCTTTCGTTTTCAGCGGATTGCCGGCCATCGGATTGCAGGCCGTCATCTGGCGGATCAACGGCTGCCGATCCCATGCTGAATACGAAGGTCCTGATGTCATCCCGATAAACTCCCCGTGTCGGCGCCGGATATCCGGCCTTGCCTCCATGTATGAGCTTTACCGCGCTGCAATTGATATGAAAAGGGAATCCAAAGCGTAAGTCAGATTTAACGCCCAAAAAACTGGAGGTCGCGTCCGGATCGAGCTCGCCTGCGCCGCCTGCGCGGATATACGGGCGGCAGGGAAGGCCGACTCAGGCGAGTACATCCCAGTGAAGCGGGAATTTGGGGTCGAAGACGGTGACCGGCCCGGCGCCGGTTTCAATCCGTGCCGGATAGGCGATCGGTTCGTCGCGCTTGACGAGGGTGATGGTCTCTTCGTTCGGCTGAAGGCCATACCATGCCGGACCGTTCAGCGAGGCGAAGGTCTCGAGCCGGTCGAGCGCGCCTTCGTTCTCGAAGACATGGGCAAGGCAGCTCATCGTGTTCGGCGCGGTGTAGATGCCGGCGCAGCCGCAGCCGCATTCCTTGGCGGGGTCGACATGCGGGGCCGAGTCCGTTCCGAGGAAGAAGCGGAGATCGCCGGAGATCGCCGCCGCAACCAGCGCCTTGCGGTGCTCCTCGCGCTTGGCGACGGGCAGGCAGTAATAATGCGGGCGGATGCCGCCGACGAGAATGTCGTTGCGGTTGATGATCAGGTGATGGGTGGTCAGCGAGCCGGCGAGGTTCTTGTCCGCGCTTTTGATGTAGTCGACGCCATCCCTGGTCGTCACGTGCTCCATCGTCACCTTGAGTTCGGGCAGGCGGCGGCGCAGCGGATCGAGCACGGTCTCGATGAACACCGCCTCGCGGTCGAAGATGTCGACATCCTTGGCCGTGACCTCGCCGTGGACGCAGAGATTGAGGCCGATCTCGGCCATCTTCTCCAGCGCCGGCATGGCGTTGTCGAAATTGCGCACGCCGCTTGCCGAGTTCGTCGTCGCGCCGGCCGGATAGAGCTTCACCGCCGTGATCAGTTCGCTTTCGTAGGCGCGGGCCATGTCCTGCGGATCGGTCGTCTCGGTGAGGTAAAGCGTCATCAGCGGCGTGAAGCGCGCCCCGGCCGGCAGCGCCGCCATGATACGCGACCGATAGGCCTCAGCATCTGCGGCAGTGACCACCGGCGGCACCAGGTTCGGCATGATGATCGCCCGGGCGAAGTGGCGCGCGGTATCGCCGACGACTCCTTCGAGCATGGCACCATCGCGCAGGTGCAGGTGCCAGTCATCGGGGCGGCGGATCGTCAGGCTGTTCATCGGCGTTCTCCTTCGGCGCTTCCAGCCAATAGA
Protein-coding sequences here:
- a CDS encoding DHA2 family efflux MFS transporter permease subunit — its product is MNPVVPLIMAVALFMENMDSTVISTALPAIAADLNVGPITLKLALTTYMVALAIFIPVSGWMADRFGAKRVFRAAILVFLLGSVFCAFSGNLVEFVLSRFLQGMGGAMMTPVGRLVILRTTDRSQLVRAMALLTIPALVGPMAGPPLGGFITTYFTWHWIFLINVPIGIIGYVMSGIFLPVIKDEPPANLDWMGFFLVATAASGIVFGLSVVSLPALPPATGIVTTAIGIAAALWYLHHAKRRENPLLNLKLFRTETFRYAISASIFFRMATGAFPFLMPLMLQLGFGLNPFESGMITFVGAIGALATKFMAPRVYTAFGFRRVLISASLGAAALTVTFVFFEATTPHLIIIAILFVTGLCRSFFFTGVNALGYADIETRQASQATATTSMFQQVSLALGVAFAATILELTGWITGGSLTVQHFHIAFLVVAGISIVSIIPLLRLKPDAGAAVSGHMQPTPTVVQERSEPAE
- a CDS encoding dienelactone hydrolase family protein, which produces MKLAVLTALIGVTMVSTCYSQSAETPLEPKTGTFFETHPITDGNMPTFFSELKAKMTYPLAYDGGDPAAWREKALPTAEALMLPSVDTIDFAPTVIDEIDRGDFIAKRVAFNVTDESRIAAIVLVPKGEGPFPGVLMLHDHGARFDIGKEKWIRPWYDEARLESAKQWSEKYFTGLFPGEELAKRGYVVVATDALGWGDRAGNGYEAQQALASNLVNLGSSLAGIMAQEDLRASEFVASLDEVDPDSVGVVGFSMGAYRAWQLAALSPVVKATVVDCWMATYDGLMVPGNNQLKGQSAWYMSHPGLAKLMDYPDVAALAAPKAMYFFAGEEDSLFPKASVEDAYAKMHAVWSAYDADDKLVTEIWPGGHIFTEDRQKAAFDWLDAQLK
- a CDS encoding alpha/beta hydrolase: MTIDFRARALRVAAPVFAASLIALGAGLAQAEEPATGPGLTNEQVISLWNGRPAGTPESLEPYVVERSKDLFRADRALMGIADPSLTVLLPENPNGTSIIVAPGGSYRRVVLDKEGIEIAKALAPEGVTTFLLAYRLPGEGHEAGPDVTLADGQRAVRLVRAHAAEWGLDPDKIGILGFSAAGHLAASVATAYDREAYEPIDDADSLSARPDFNVLVYPVVTMEDPFVHTGSREALLGEMPTPEQEALYSPEKHVTAETPQTFMVLADNDPSVPAQNAVNFYLALHEAGVPAEMHIFSDGRHGFGIKGAADQGMPVAGWPALLADWLHYNHLVVEETE
- the glpD gene encoding glycerol-3-phosphate dehydrogenase, producing the protein MTGETPKAPVDLFVIGGGVNGVGVARDAVGRGLSVTLAEMHDLASATSSASTKLYHGGLRYLEYYEFRLVREALIEREVLLKAMPHISWPMRFVLPHHKGLRPWWLLRLGLFLYDHLGGRKILPATRSLDLARDVAGTPLKSEYRRAFEYSDCWVQDARLVSLMARDASERGATIMTRTRVTGAEQVSAEDGNTLWKISLEDETGPRAPVFARALVNAGGPWVADLLKGTLGIETKEKVRLVRGSHIVTKKLYDHDRCYFFQGTDGRIIFAIPYEQDFTLIGTTDQDHHSSSEHVECTPEEADYLCRFASDYFRQPVTRDDIVWTYSGVRPLYDDGASSATAATRDYVLSLREDGAPLLSVFGGKITTHRKLAEAVFHKLSHHFPQAGADWTAGSTLPGGDFPVTDAARLPEKLKADYPFLDFAMALRLFRTYGSECWTLLGDARALADLGRDFGGGLTEREVCWLVEKEFARSAEDIVFRRTKLGLRMSPEEIAALDDWLQNAG
- the glpK gene encoding glycerol kinase GlpK, with the protein product MAHILAIDQGTTSSRAIVFDDRMRLVATAQEEFRQIYPASGHVEHDPADIWSTVAATCREGIERAEIPAADIAAIGIANQRETVIIWDRDTGRPIHNAIVWQDRRTAELCGKLREDGHEAFITSATGLLLDPYFSATKIAWLLDNVEGARQKARDGRLAFGTVDTYLIWRLTGGKAHVTDATNAARTMLYNIHKGDWDADICELLNIPLAILPEVKDCAADFGMTRADLFGRPVPIFGVAGDQQAATVGQACFEPGMMKSTYGTGCFALLNTGDKPVRSESRMLTTLAYQLDGKRTYALEGSIFIAGAVVQWLRDGLKVIRHARETNALANAADKEQTLYMVPAFTGLGAPYWDAESRGAIFGLTRNSGPAEFARAALQSVGYQTRDLLEAMQADWGSSDSANILRVDGGMSANDWTMQFLADILGVPVDRPKVVETTALGAAWLAGMCAGLYPGQAEFAESWALERQFKPEMPEARREKLYKGWKNAVSRTLGPI
- a CDS encoding sugar porter family MFS transporter, which translates into the protein MRRNTMLIAIVIVAALFGLLFGFDQGVISGALPFIKQTFTISTFMEGVITSAVPLGAVAGTILAMVTTDRYGRKPMLILGAMIFLVGSLISALAFNQYVLTLARLIIGVGIGASAMTAPMFLAEVAPARIRGTIVSAFQLMITIGILVSYMSDAAFGGSGDWRWMIGVGVFPSLIALVGILLSPETPRWLTLNSNADKARDIIAHLQPESSPADIDRIITEIKESAGDVGADPAWSTFLKKSILPATSFAMLAFVLQQLSGINAIIYYAPEIFKNAGFSGTTTELLATVGIGVINVALTIVAMYLVESIGRRKLLITGFIGTSASMALVTIATMLDIAATPYLALIGIFTFIAFFAVSLGPLPWLYMSELFPLRLRPRGMALASVANWFFNFVVALLFPVALGSIGIVGTFAIFTGFCVIGIVYAIAAAPETKGVTLEEIEHRTMGI